GGATATACAGTTAAACTTGTTCCTATAATAAGAAGTGTATCTGCTTTTCCAATCTCCTTTACTGCCTGTTCTACTATATCTTCATCAAGCATCTCACCATATAGTGTAACTTGAGGTCTAACTATTCCCCCACACTCACAATCAAAAGCTCTATCAGATGTCTTACCACAATCCAGGCAGTACCATTTTTTTAATGTACCATGAAGTTCTAATACCTTTTTGCTTCCTGCATCCTGATGTAAATTATCTATGTTCTGTGTAATTACAGCTTTCAATATACCCATTTTTTCTAGTTCAGCAAGTCCTTTATGACCAGCATTTGGCTTAATATTATTTATAGATAGTTTTTCTTCTAAATATTTATCAAACACATCTCTGTGATTAAAGAAAAAGTCATGACTTAAAATCTCTTCAGGTTCATATCCCATATAGTTTCTCTGACTATATAACCCATTTCTTCCTCTAAAATCAGCCAGTCCTGAATCTGTAGAAGCACCAGCACCTGTAAAGGCAACAACATATTTGCTATTCTTTATTATTTCAGCTAATTTTTCTATTTTATCCAAAATTACCCCTCCCTTTTAACGTTAAATACAGTTGTTATTAACTCTCCCGCTATTTTAAGGATAACCCAAATATTCTTACTTGTCAATATTTTCTATTTACAACTCCTCTCATTATTTCTTACTATATTCTTTCTTTTAAAATTAAAATATGCTAAAATTTATTTATATATTTTTAAAATAATGGAGGGACAAGATGAAGTATAATTTTGATGAGGTAATTGAAAGACAAAATACTCTTTCTAAAAAATGGAATCCTGAGATATATAAAGGGACTTTTAACAATAAAACAGACTTACTGCCATTATGGGTTGCAGATATGGATTTTAAAGTTGCTCAGCCTATTTTAGACAGTCTAAGTGAAATTATAAACCATGGTGTACTTGGTTACACAGCTCCTGATGATAAATGCTATAACGCCATAATAAACTGGAACAAAAGAAGAAAAAATGCAGTTGTTGAAAAAGAGTGGATAGTATTTACAAATGGTGTAGTTCCAGCAATAAGTTTTATGGTACAGACTTTCACTAAAAAAGGAGAAAATGTAATTATCCAAACTCCTGTATATCACCCATTTAGAATGACAACAGAAAACAATGAAAGAAATATTATAGTTAATCCATTAATAGATAAAGATGGTCACTATGAGATAGATTTTAAAGACTTTGAAAAGAAAATAGTAGATAATAACGTTAAACTATTTATTCTTTGCAATCCTCACAACCCTGTAGGTAGAGTATGGACAAAAGAGGAACTTACAAAATTAGCTGATATTTGTCTTGCTCATAACGTTCTTATTATATCAGATGAGATACACTCTGACTTAATCTATAAAGATAGTCATTTTACATCTTTTTTAACTTTGGATGAGAAATATAAAAATAACGTAATAGTTTGTACAGCTCCAAGTAAAACATTTAACTTAGCTGGATTACAAACTTCAATTATTTTAATTCCAAATAAAGAGATAAGAGATAGATTTAAAAAATCTCTTGGAAATGTTAGAATTGAAAATCCAAATTCATTTGGTACAGCTGCAATTACTTCTGGATACAATGAGGGAGAAGAATGGCTAGATGCTGTTATTGAATATCTGGATGATAACAGAAAATATATAGCTTCATATCTTAAAGAAAATATTCCAGCTGCTAAATATGTAATTCCTGAAGGAACTTATCTTGCCTGGATAGATGTAAGTGGCATTATTCCAAAAGACATGAGTATAGAAGAATTCTTTGAGGATAAAGCCAAAGTTGCAATTGACTATGGTCACTGGTTTGGAGAAGAGGGAAAAGGATATATAAGATTAAACTTTGCATGTCCAAAATCAATTCTTAAAGAAGCATTAAATAGAATTAAAGCTGCAATTTAGTTTTTATTGTATTCAAAAATATATTAATAATGTCTTTTTATAAATCATAAAACATTTTATTTGAATATATCTATAAATATTGTTGTTTTTATGATATCATATTATATGCAGTAATAAAGTATTAAAGTAGGAGTTGGATATGATTTATAAAAATAATTATTTACATATGCATATCTTTGAAAGACTATCATCAATGACTGATGACGGTTTTATTGTAGTTAACAGAAGTGGAGAAGTAATTCATATCAATGACAAATACTGTGATTTTCTTGGGACAACAAGGGAAGAAGCACTTGGAAAGTCTATTTTCAACATTATTCCTAGCAGTAAAATGTTAGAAGTAATGGAAAATAGATATTGTGAAGAGTGTGTTACTATGAATTATACTTTGGGAACTGAAAAAGAAAATAGAGCTATTGTCAGCAGATCTTATGTAGAAAATGAAGATGGTGAAGTTATTGCTGGTGTTGCACAGGTTAAATTTAGACTACAAACTCTTGATGTAGCTCAAAAGCTTATGAAAGAGTATGTTGAATTAGAATACTATAAAGAGCAATATTTAAATAATACTCAAAGGATTTGTTCTTTTTCAACTATGGTAGGAAACTCTAAAGCATTTACTGCAGTTAAAAGAATAGGAATGAAAGCATCAAAAACAAATTTTCCTGTACTGATAACTGGTAAAACTGGAACTGGTAAAGAGGTTTTTGCTCAAGCAATACATGCAAATAGTACCCGTGGAAAAAAATTAATGGTCAGTATTAATTGTGCTGCAATCCCTGAAGATCTTTTAGAATCTGAGCTTTTTGGTTATGAAGAAGGATCATTTACAGGTGCTAAAAAGGGTGGAAAAAAAGGAAAATTTTACATTGCAGATGGTGGTACAATATTCTTAGATGAAATAGGTGATATGCCTCTTTCTATGCAAGGTAAATTACTTAGAGTTCTACAAGAAAAAGAGATTGATCCAATTGGAAGTGTTAAGCCAGTTAAAATAGATGTAAGAATAATCGCTGCTACAAGAAAAAATCTTCCAAAACTGATAGAGGAAGGATTATTTAGAGAGGATCTATATTATAGGCTTAACGTTATAAATATAGAAATGCCTTCTCTTTCAGAGCGTAAAGAAGACATTTTAGATTTGGCTAATTTTTTCCTTAACAAACTTAACATAGAATATAAAACTGTAACAGGTTTCTCAAAAGAGGTAAAAAAATGTCTCTATGAGTATAATTGGCCTGGAAATATTAGAGAGTTGGATAATGTTATCAAAAGTGCTTATGCTATAAACGATGACTTTTTAATAGAACTTAAGGACCTACCAGCTAAAATCATCGGTCATGCACCGACACTTTCTGAAAGTGATTCTTCAACTTTGCAAGATATGATGGAAAAATATGAAAAAAATTTTTTAATCGCACAACTGAAAAATAACCATTGGAACTGTAGAATTACTGCAGAAAAAATAGGTATTCATAAGAGTGTATTATATAAAAAAATAAAAAAATATGGCATCGTACAAGAGTAAAAAATCCCTCCTGTAATTACAGAAGGGATTTTTCTATTTTTTTTCTAAATAATCAATCATTCCCGGTATAATTTTAAATAAGTCACTTACAATTCCTAAATCACAAGAATAAAATGATTCTGCGTTAGGATTTTCATTCACCATTATGATATGTCTTGCTTGCTTTACACCAACCATATGCTGCATTGCTCCAGAAATACCAAATCCAATATATAATTCAGGTTTTATTATCTTACCAGTTTGACCAATTTTTTCATATTCAGGTCTCCATCCATTATCAACAACGGATCTAGTTACTCCAATACTACCATCTAAAAGTTCTGCAAGTTTTTCAACCATCGTGAAATTCTCTTTACCTTTTATTCCCTTTCCTATTCCAATAACAATTTTAGAATTTTCAAGACTATGCTTTTGTAATTTTTTTTCCTCAATTCTACACAGTATACAATTATTATTAGAATTTATTTTATCAGAACAGTTTGTATTTAACACTACTATTTCAGGATTGAAATTTTTAACACTCTTTACATTTTTTTTATATATATTATTTGAAAAAGTGATTATAAATCTGTTTTTTGGCATTTTTTCTATTTGCACTGCTTTCGTTCCATATAAAAATCTTTTTAAAATTAAATCTTCATCTTTTATTTGAAATTCTATGGCATTTGGAAAAAATAGTAAATCTTTTTTAGCTGCAATAAATGGAGCAATCTCTCTTTCCAATAACGAATTACTCATAGCTACTACATCAATCTTTTCTAAAACATAGATTTTACATAGCTGTTCTGAAAAATATTCTGCTAAATTATTATTATTATCAATCACATAAATTTTTTCTATTTCCCATCTTTTTATCTCTTGAAGAAAGCTTTTATCCGTATCAGCCGTAATTACAACAATTATTTTTGCTTTTTTTTGTTTTTTAAAAGAAGAAATAATATTTAGCAATTCATATTTAATATCTAATCTATTTTCATTATTCAAATAAAGTAATATATTCAATTTGCCTCCTTATTCAACCAACTTCCAATTTTTTAAATAATCCATAATTTTATTAATTCCTTCAACACTATTAATTTTTGTATATATTTCTTTTTTTCTTTCTACATCATAAAAGAAAACCTCACTATTATCATGAAAAACGAATGATTCATCATACGCTATAACTTCTTTATTTTTAATTTCCATTATACTACTTATTGTTGGATATTGTGGTTCATAAACATTTTGACTAAATGCAAATATTCCCTTTTCAATTATCTTATATGTCTCAATACATCTATCAGTCTCTTTCTTAATGAAAAGATCTTCATTATATGAAACTTTTAGTAGATGCGAATATAATGGAATATTAAGAGCAATTGCTAGACTAGCGGGTAATTCTTCTCTATCGTTATTGACATCTCTAATTCCAATAAAAATACTATCAAATTCTTTTTTTGATAATATTTTTTTTAAGATTTTAGCAATTTCTCTTTCGTATTTTGGATTACAATTGATATATATACCCTTATCAGCTCCTAATCCTAAAGCAGTTTTTAATCCATAATAATCTTCATCTTCTGATATAAAAATACAAATTACTTTTCCTCCACAACTATTTTTTAATTTAATTGCTTCATACAATGCATATTCATCATATGGATTTAACACCTTTTTTTTGTTTAACTTAGTTTTATCTAATATTTCATCTGTAGGAAATGTATCCCTTACAATAACATATATATTTTTCATCTATCTTCTCCTATAGTAATAGAAAAGCTGGAATATAAATAATTCCTTAAGAATAATTTACTTCCAGCCTCCCATTTTGTGCGGTTTTTTTATGTGATATATACTAAATTATCTCAAAATAGCTCCAGAAATAACTAGTTTTTGAATCTCATTTGTTCCTTCATAGATTTGAGTAATTTTAGAGTCTCTCATCATTCTTTCAACTGGGTGATCCATAGTAAATCCAGTTCCACCAAGTACTTGTACAGCTTCAGTAGTAACTTCCATTGCGGTATTTGTTCCTGTTAATTTTGCAACAGCTGCAGGAATACTATATGGAAGATGTTCATCTTTACACCAAGCTGCTTTTAATGTAACAGCTTTTGCTGCTTCAATTTTTGCATACATATCTGCTAATTTAAATGCAATAACTTGTTGTTTTGCAATAGGTCTTCCAAATTGTACTCTCTCTTTTGAGTAATTCAATGCATATTCATAAGCTCCCATTGCAATTCCAGTTGCATGAGCAGCTACACCAATTCTTCCACAATCTAAAGTTGCCATAGCAATTTTAAATCCTTGTCCTTCTTTTCCTAATAAGTTTTCCTTAGGAACTTCTAAGTTTTCCATCTCAATTACATTTTGAACTGATGCTCTTATTCCCATTTTCTTTTCTCTTTTTACAAATTTTATCCCTGGGAAGTTTTTAGGTTCAACTATGAAAGCAGAAATACCTTTTGTTCCTAATGATGGGTCTGTCATAGCAAATACTACGATTACATCTGCAAACTCTCCATTTGTTGTAAAGCATTTTGTTCCATTGATTATGTATTTATCTCCCTTTAACACTGCTGTACATTGGCTAGCTCCTGCATCACTACCAGCACATGGCTCAGTTAATCCAAATGCTGCTATGTATTCTCCTGAACATAGTTTAGGTAAGTATTTCATTTTTTGTTCTTCATTTCCAAAATTATATATAGGTCCTGTTCCTAAAGAGATATGAACTGAATAAGAAATTCCAACTGATGCATCTACTTTATTTAATTCAAATCCTGCAAGAACATAGTCAACATATCCTAATCCTGCTCCACCATATTTTTTATCATAAGGAAGTCCCATTAATCCAAGTTTTCCCATTTTTTTCAAAATATCTCTAGTAGCTAAGAAATCCTCATTAAGATCTCTTTCTTTAGCTCCAGGAGCTACTTCATTTACTGCAAAATCTTTAACCATTTGACAAATTCTTTCTTGTTCTTCAGAAAATTTTAAATTATACATTTTTTCCTCCTAAATTTTATAAAATAATTTTAACCTAATTTACGCCCATAAGTTCATCTTTAAAGATTCTTTCATCCATAAGTTTTATTCCTTCTTTTGGAATCTTTGGAACAAAGTCCATATTGGCAAGTACGTCTTTTTCGTAATCAATTCCAGGGGCAATTTCAGTTATATATAGGCCGTCATTTCTCAATTCAAATACAGCTCTTTCTGTTATATACATTACTGGTTGTTTAGTTTTTTGAGCATATATACCACTAAACGTAATTTGTTCTACATCTTTAACAAACTTTTTAGAACTTCCTTCTTGTATTATTGTTAATTTTCCATCTTTTATCTCTTCTTTTAATCCTTTAGTTGTAAATGTTC
The sequence above is drawn from the Fusobacterium sp. DD2 genome and encodes:
- a CDS encoding MalY/PatB family protein: MKYNFDEVIERQNTLSKKWNPEIYKGTFNNKTDLLPLWVADMDFKVAQPILDSLSEIINHGVLGYTAPDDKCYNAIINWNKRRKNAVVEKEWIVFTNGVVPAISFMVQTFTKKGENVIIQTPVYHPFRMTTENNERNIIVNPLIDKDGHYEIDFKDFEKKIVDNNVKLFILCNPHNPVGRVWTKEELTKLADICLAHNVLIISDEIHSDLIYKDSHFTSFLTLDEKYKNNVIVCTAPSKTFNLAGLQTSIILIPNKEIRDRFKKSLGNVRIENPNSFGTAAITSGYNEGEEWLDAVIEYLDDNRKYIASYLKENIPAAKYVIPEGTYLAWIDVSGIIPKDMSIEEFFEDKAKVAIDYGHWFGEEGKGYIRLNFACPKSILKEALNRIKAAI
- a CDS encoding electron transfer flavoprotein subunit alpha/FixB family protein; the encoded protein is MNNENRLDIKYELLNIISSFKKQKKAKIIVVITADTDKSFLQEIKRWEIEKIYVIDNNNNLAEYFSEQLCKIYVLEKIDVVAMSNSLLEREIAPFIAAKKDLLFFPNAIEFQIKDEDLILKRFLYGTKAVQIEKMPKNRFIITFSNNIYKKNVKSVKNFNPEIVVLNTNCSDKINSNNNCILCRIEEKKLQKHSLENSKIVIGIGKGIKGKENFTMVEKLAELLDGSIGVTRSVVDNGWRPEYEKIGQTGKIIKPELYIGFGISGAMQHMVGVKQARHIIMVNENPNAESFYSCDLGIVSDLFKIIPGMIDYLEKK
- a CDS encoding acyl-CoA dehydrogenase family protein encodes the protein MYNLKFSEEQERICQMVKDFAVNEVAPGAKERDLNEDFLATRDILKKMGKLGLMGLPYDKKYGGAGLGYVDYVLAGFELNKVDASVGISYSVHISLGTGPIYNFGNEEQKMKYLPKLCSGEYIAAFGLTEPCAGSDAGASQCTAVLKGDKYIINGTKCFTTNGEFADVIVVFAMTDPSLGTKGISAFIVEPKNFPGIKFVKREKKMGIRASVQNVIEMENLEVPKENLLGKEGQGFKIAMATLDCGRIGVAAHATGIAMGAYEYALNYSKERVQFGRPIAKQQVIAFKLADMYAKIEAAKAVTLKAAWCKDEHLPYSIPAAVAKLTGTNTAMEVTTEAVQVLGGTGFTMDHPVERMMRDSKITQIYEGTNEIQKLVISGAILR
- a CDS encoding sigma 54-interacting transcriptional regulator, with the protein product MIYKNNYLHMHIFERLSSMTDDGFIVVNRSGEVIHINDKYCDFLGTTREEALGKSIFNIIPSSKMLEVMENRYCEECVTMNYTLGTEKENRAIVSRSYVENEDGEVIAGVAQVKFRLQTLDVAQKLMKEYVELEYYKEQYLNNTQRICSFSTMVGNSKAFTAVKRIGMKASKTNFPVLITGKTGTGKEVFAQAIHANSTRGKKLMVSINCAAIPEDLLESELFGYEEGSFTGAKKGGKKGKFYIADGGTIFLDEIGDMPLSMQGKLLRVLQEKEIDPIGSVKPVKIDVRIIAATRKNLPKLIEEGLFREDLYYRLNVINIEMPSLSERKEDILDLANFFLNKLNIEYKTVTGFSKEVKKCLYEYNWPGNIRELDNVIKSAYAINDDFLIELKDLPAKIIGHAPTLSESDSSTLQDMMEKYEKNFLIAQLKNNHWNCRITAEKIGIHKSVLYKKIKKYGIVQE
- a CDS encoding electron transfer flavoprotein yields the protein MKNIYVIVRDTFPTDEILDKTKLNKKKVLNPYDEYALYEAIKLKNSCGGKVICIFISEDEDYYGLKTALGLGADKGIYINCNPKYEREIAKILKKILSKKEFDSIFIGIRDVNNDREELPASLAIALNIPLYSHLLKVSYNEDLFIKKETDRCIETYKIIEKGIFAFSQNVYEPQYPTISSIMEIKNKEVIAYDESFVFHDNSEVFFYDVERKKEIYTKINSVEGINKIMDYLKNWKLVE
- a CDS encoding NAD-dependent protein deacylase — encoded protein: MLDKIEKLAEIIKNSKYVVAFTGAGASTDSGLADFRGRNGLYSQRNYMGYEPEEILSHDFFFNHRDVFDKYLEEKLSINNIKPNAGHKGLAELEKMGILKAVITQNIDNLHQDAGSKKVLELHGTLKKWYCLDCGKTSDRAFDCECGGIVRPQVTLYGEMLDEDIVEQAVKEIGKADTLLIIGTSLTVYPAAFYINYFKGKNLIIINETETPRDNMASLVIREKFADVMSKVISIIKEK